TCGGGGCGCTGCTCGCCGGTTACGGAGCCCGGCCCTGGCAGGTCGAGCAGGTCACGCCGGTGCTGGTGGCGGCCCTGCGGGCACCTGCGGCCTGAGATCTCACTTGGTCGCGCCCCGCATGAAGCCGTTGTAGATGAAGCGCTGGAGGAGCAGGAAGACGATCAGGGTCGGGAGGATGACGAGCACCGCCCCGGCCGAGATCGTCTCCCAGTGCGCGCCGAACGGCCCCCGGAAGCGGAACAGCGACGTCGAGATCACGCCAAGATCCTCGGACGGCATGTAGAGGAACGGGATGTAGAAGTCGTTGTAGACGGTGATCCCCTTCACGATCACGACGGTCGCGATCGCCGGCCTCAGCAGCGGGAAGATGATCTTCCGGTAGATCGTGAACGCGTTGGCGCCGTCGAGGCGTGCGGACTCGTCCAGGGAGATCGGGATGGACCGGACGAACTGCAGGAAGATGTAGATCGACACGATGTCCGTGCCCATGTAGAGCGCGATCGGCGCCCACAGCGTGTCGAACATCCCGAAGCTGTTGACGATCTGGAAGGTCGCCACCTGGGTCGTCACGCCCGGGACGAGCGCGGCGATGAGGAAGAGCGCGACCACCAGCTTCTTGAGGCGGAACGTGAAGCGGTCGATCGCGTACGCCGCCATCGAGCCGATCAGCACGGTCCCCGCGATGGCGACCAGCAGGATAATGGCCGTGTTCCCGAAGGCGGAGAGCATGCGGCCGTCCTGGAACGCCGTCACATAGTTGTGGAAGTACAGGAAGTCCTTCGGCATCGTGAGGGCGCCGCTGTCGTCCGACATCTCCTGCGAGGACTTCAGGGACGTCAGCAGGACGGCGCCGAGCGGCAGCAGGACGACCACGGCCGCGACGATCAGCGACAGATAGACGAAGGCGCGGGCAACCGCGCGGCGCGTCATACGAGATCCACCCTGTCGTCCGGGACGAGGCGCCGCTGCAGCCAGGTCACCGCCAGGATGATCAGCAGCAGCACGACCGCGGCCGCCGAGGCGAGCCCCGTCTTGTTGAACTGGAAGGCCAGCTTCACCGTCTGGATCACGAAGGTCTCGGTGCCGGTCGCGCCGCCCGTCATGATGTACGGGATCTCGAACACCGACAGCGAGCCGGAGATCGACAGGATCACGGTCAGGCTCAGCACCGGTTTGATGCCCGGCGCGATGATGTACCGGAACTGGTGCCAGCGGTTCGCGCCGTCCAGTTCCGAAGCCTCGTACAACTCCCCCGGGATGGACTGGATCGCGCCCAGGAAGAGCACGAAGTTCAGGCCCATGTAGCGCCAGACCGACACCCCCGCGAGCGAGACGTTCGCGGAGGTCGACGTACCGAGCCAGGCGTGGTCGGAGTGGTAGCCGAACAGCCCGAGCACCGTGTCGAGGGTGCCGCCGTCCTGGAAGAAGTAGAGGAAGACGAAGCCGATCGCGACCCCGTTGATCAGATACGGGAAGAAGAGCACGCCCTTGA
Above is a genomic segment from Streptomyces sp. R21 containing:
- a CDS encoding carbohydrate ABC transporter permease; translated protein: MTRRAVARAFVYLSLIVAAVVVLLPLGAVLLTSLKSSQEMSDDSGALTMPKDFLYFHNYVTAFQDGRMLSAFGNTAIILLVAIAGTVLIGSMAAYAIDRFTFRLKKLVVALFLIAALVPGVTTQVATFQIVNSFGMFDTLWAPIALYMGTDIVSIYIFLQFVRSIPISLDESARLDGANAFTIYRKIIFPLLRPAIATVVIVKGITVYNDFYIPFLYMPSEDLGVISTSLFRFRGPFGAHWETISAGAVLVILPTLIVFLLLQRFIYNGFMRGATK
- a CDS encoding carbohydrate ABC transporter permease; the protein is MTDTTEKAAFRAAARDGAAVPQPPPAPRRARLWRGLTPWLFLIAPLALLIIFTYAPIANMVAYSFTDWDGVSPELHYTGTGNYTELFTREDLFQVFFVSGYYLVASAVQIAAALYFATILSFNVRFRNFFKGVLFFPYLINGVAIGFVFLYFFQDGGTLDTVLGLFGYHSDHAWLGTSTSANVSLAGVSVWRYMGLNFVLFLGAIQSIPGELYEASELDGANRWHQFRYIIAPGIKPVLSLTVILSISGSLSVFEIPYIMTGGATGTETFVIQTVKLAFQFNKTGLASAAAVVLLLIILAVTWLQRRLVPDDRVDLV